In Actinomycetota bacterium, the DNA window GGCCAAGGGGCTGCGGGTGATCGCCAACATCGAGACCGGGCAGGAGATGATCCAGCGCTGGGAGTCCGACGACGTCTTCTACGGCTTCACCGGCAACTGGATCATGCAGGAGGCGGTGCTCGCCTCGGGTTGCGTGGACCTCTTCGCCTGCGACATGAACTGCTCCATGCCCATCGACCCCGCCTACGCAGAGCGTTACCGGTTCAAGCTCATCCCCGTGAGCGACCTGGTGGCCTTCGAGGGGGTGACCGACCGCCTCGACTACGTGCCCGAGGAGGCCGAGCGGCAGGCCGCCAAGCTCTTAGAGATGGCCATCGCCAACTTCAAGGAGCGGCGCGCCTCCGTGGAGCCCCTGGCTGGCCTGCCACAGGGCGAGGCGGTGGTGGGGTTCTCCACCGAGAGCATCCTGGAGGCTCTGGGCGGGAGCCTGGACCCCCTCCTCGGCGCGGTGAAGTCGGGGGCCATCCGGGGCATCGCGGGGCTGGTGTCCTGCACCACCCTCCGGGACAGCGGTCAGGACGTGCACAGCGTGGCGGTGGCCAAAGAGCTCATCGCGCGGGACATCCTCATCCTCTCCATGGGCTGCGGCAACGGCGCCATGCAGGTGGCCGGCCTCTGCCTGCCCGAGGCGGCGCGGATGGCGGGCGAAGGCCTGCGAGGGGTGTGCGAGAAGCTGGGGGTGCCGCCGGTGCTCTCCTACGGCACCTGCACCGACACCGGGCGCATCGCCGACCTGCTCGCCGCGGTCTCGAGCGCCCTGGGAGACGTGCCCATCCCCGACCTGCCGGTGGTGGCCGCGGCCCCCGAGTACATGGAGCAGAAGGCGACCATGGACGCCGTCTTCGCCTTGGCGTTGGGCCTCTACACCTACGTCAACCCGGTGCCCACGGTAACCGGGGGGCCGAAGCTGGTCAAGCTGCTCACCGAGGACTGCGCCGAGGTGACCGGCGGGGTGTTACACCTGGAGAAGGACGCGGCCGAGGCGGCCGAGAACATGCTCGCCCACATCGAGTCCAAGCGCCGAATGCTCGGCCTCTGAAGAATGGGGGTCAGGTCTTGAACATGTGATTACTTACCAATATATGGATACATTCTCAAGATTCAAGACCTGCTCTGAAAACAGCTTTCAATAAACAATATATAGTTATAGTGCCTTGGTGGCGAAGGGTGATCTTCATCCTCGGTGGTGTCGCGTCCGCGCGACATGAACGACTGACCCCTTGAATGCAACGCCGGGCGCCACTGCGGTGCCCGGCTCCGTGCGCGCTCAGGACAGGGGCTTGGGCGATCTCTTCGCGCGGCCCGCCCTGTTCCTCAGAAAGGGTTGGATCTTGCGGATGATATACGTCGCCTCCATCCAGCCAAGATATCTCGCGGCCGTCTTGGCCTCCAGACGCGCGTCCCGCACTAGGCCGGCGATGTTGAGGAGCTGCGCGGTGCGCATAGCGGCCAGCTTCATCAGGTCCTTGAAACCGAGTATGTTCTCGACGCCGGCGACATCGCGCAGGTATCTCTCCAGGTTTACGACATCATATGTCCTAGATATAGAATAATGCGCCCTTGTTTAAACCCCAGTGATGCGCATGTCCCCTTGCAGGCAGCCCCGGTGCCGGACACCGCTATAATACCCCGGGCCGTACCGTCTCGGCAGGCACTCTCCGAGTTGAAAAGGGAGCAGGCAGCCCGACCGCCATGGTAAACCGGGCAAATCGATGTTGTAAGGTTTCTTCAGGTGCTCTCCGGGTTGAAACAGATCGAGGGACCAACCTGCCGTCCCGATAAACCGGACGGATTCGATGAACGGCAAGAGGTGACGGCTTTCTGGTATCCTTACCTTTGACCCATGAGAGCGAGGGAAAGGGAGAAAGCCGTGTCGGGTAAGGAAGACTACGCGAGGCTGCGGGAGCTGCTGCACGGTATGCCGGGGGGATTCCCCGCCACCGAGAGCGGGGTGGAGATGCGCATCCTCGCGAAGCTCTTCTCCCCCGAGGACGCGGAGACGGCCGTGTGCCTCGAGCGAGAGCCGCTCCCTCCTTCCGAGATCGCGCGCCGGCTGGGGACAGGCGAGGCGGAGGCGGCGGAGAGGCTCGCCTCCATGGCCTCCCGGGGCCTGATCTACCGGGAGGGAGAGGTAGGAGAGGCCCGCTACCGGCTGGAGCAGTTCATCGTGGGCATCTACGAGTACAACCTCGGCTCCATGGACCGCGAGCTGGCGGAGATGGTCGAGGAGTACATACCCCATATCGGTCTGGCCATGGCCGGGGCCGAGACCCTGCAGACGCGCTTCGTGCCCGTGGGCTCGGCGGTGGAGGTCGGCCACGCCGTGGCCACCCACGACCACATCCGGGAGCTGGTGCGCGGGCACGATACCCTCGGGGTCAAGGAATGCATCTGCCGCAAGCAGCAGCGCTTGCTGGGCCGTGGATGCCATAACCCCCCGGAGATATGCCTCATGTTCGGGGACTTCGCCCGCTACCATCTGGAGAACGGCTGGCCGGGCCGCCGCATCGACGTGGGCGAGGCACTGCGCCTGCTTGACCGCTCGGAGGAACTGGGGCTGGTGCTCCTGGCCGAGAATGCCCGCGATATCAGGTTCGTCTGTTCCTGCTGCACCTGCTGCTGCTCGGGTCTGAGGATCATGAAGGCTCTCCCCAACCCGGGAGAGATCCTGCACTCCAACTACCGTCCCCTGCTCGACGAGCGCCCGTGCGACGGCTGCGGCGCATGCGTGGAGCGCTGTCCCATGGAAGCTGTGACCGTGGACAGCGGATCAGCGGCCATCGAACTCAAGAGGTGCATCGGCTGCGGGCTGTGCGTCGCGAGCTGCCCGCGAGGGGCCATTTCCCTGGCACAGAGGGAGGATTTCAAGGCGCCTCCCCCGGACACGCGGGAGACCATGCGCCGCATCCTCGTCGAGCGTGGGATTATCTGAGGGGTCCTGCAGCGCCTCCCGGCCGCGATACTCCCGTGCCCGCCGCCCCGAGAGGGAAGCCCGTCGGTACGCCACCGAAAATATATGGAGCCCCTGGCCGGAATCGAACCGGCGACACATGGATTAGGAATCCATTGCTCTGTCCGCTGAGCTACAGGGGCCCGTGCGCGGGGGCGTTGAACGCCGCCCACGCCAAGAATTATAGCCCGCGACCCGGGCCCCTTCAATTCCGTAACCTCCAGGCCTTGGCCGCCGCGGCGTGTGCACCGCCGGCACATGCATCGACAGAGCGAGGGCAGGGATCCGATCTTAGACGGCCTATGGTCCTGGCATCGATCCAGCCAGGGCATATGCATCAACAGAGCGGCGGCAGGGATGCGGAGGCCCGGGCGGGAGCTCCACGGGCGATTCCTGCGTTGACCGCAGGGGGTTCCCACCGACGGCATACCGGGAACGAACGAGGCCCGGGCGACCATGCCGAACACATGTTTATCGCACGCTCCTAGCACCATGGCAACATGCTCGCTGGCGACGCATGGCTGCATGGCTGCATATCGGATAGGATCTGAGGTAGGGTGGTAGTGCCCGTGCGGCCGGCAATCCTGTTGCGCAGAGGATCGCCTTCTCCGGTGATGGCCGGAGACGCACGAGGGGCTGCATGCGAATACCTCGGACAGGAGGACATCGGCCCGTAGGGACGGTTGGCCGGCTCGATGGTCCCCGGCAGGAAAGGGGGTGCTCAAGGCAGAAAGGACGGGTATTCGCATGTTCGCGATCATCCTGCTGATCGCCTCCCTTGCGGCGGTGCCGGAAAGGACGGAGGAACCGGGATACACCGACAAGGCATGTGATTCCCGTGCATCCGCCTTTCCCGCACTGAGGGCGTGCGCGCGCCCGCATGCGCGCGATGGCATGCCGGAGCGGGGCCCGTTTCCGGGGAGGGGCGTCATCGTAAGGCGGAGGTATGGAGCATCTTCTCGGCAAGCTGCTCTTGACCAAAAAATCCCGGAGGTCGTCCTGTCATCCCGCAGGACCGGGCCGATTCGAGAAGAGCGGTGGATGGTGGACATCCGGGGACGCAGTCCATGCTACTCCTTGCGAGACCGGTCTCCCGGAAGACCTTTGCCTGGTGGATGGTGAACCTCCATGGACGCGATCCATGCTATATTAATAACGGCACCTGGATGATCGCGCCGCGGTCACGAAGGCCGGGGCGGTTGGCATATCGTCAGCGCGCCACGAAGGCACGGCGGCGAGAAACCGCGGAGATCTCGTGGCGTTTGCGTTATCGTCGCTCGGGAATAATAGGCACGCGGCCACGAAGGCCGGGGCGTAACCGGCGCGGGGAGCCACGGAGGCTCTGGCGACGCGAAGTCGCTTGCTACCGTGGTTTTTCTTTTGCCCCGCGAGGAGCAGCGGGAGGTCAGAACAGATGCATATTCCGGACGGCTTCCTCAACACCGGCGTGAGCGTGGTCACCGGGGTGGCGGCGGCGGGGGCCGTGGGCTACGGGCTGCACAAAGCCCGTGAGGAGCTCGACGAGAGGTCCGTGCCCATGCTGGCGCTCTGCGCCGCCTTCATCTTCGCGGCCCAGATGCTCAACTTCCCCATCGCGGGAGGGACCAGCGGACACTTCCTGGGAGGCGCCCTGGCGGCGGTGCTGCTCGGGCCGTGGCTGGGAGGGCTGGTCATAGCCCTGGTGCTGCTGGTGCAGTGCCTGGGGTTCGCGGACGGCGGACTCACGGCCCTGGGCGCCAACATCTTCAACATGGCCCTCATCGGAACCATCCTCATCTACTACGTCTTTTACGGTTTGAAATCCCTGCTCCCCAGGGGAAGGACCTATTTTCTGGCCGCCACCGGGTTCTCGGCGTGGCTGTCGGTGGTCCTCGCATCTGGAGCATGCGCCATCCAGCTGGCCATCTCCGGTACCTCGCCCCTGAGCGTGGCTCTCCCCGCCATGCTGGGCATCCACGCCCTCATCGGCATCGTGGAGGGAGCGATAACCGTGCTCGTGGTCGGAGTGGTGCTGGCGGTGCGGCCCGACCTCGTGAGGACGCACGATTACCGGCCCGTTGCGGCAAGCTACAGCGAAGCGGAGGTGAGCCGGTGATGAAAGCACGCGACAAGAGCATCCTCGTTTTCACCCTTGCGGGTCTGGCGCTGGCGGTGGCCCTGGCGCTCATCGTGTCCCCCTGGGCCTCATCCTCTCCGGACGGTCTGGAGAAGGTCGCCGAGGACAAGGGGTTCCTGGAGAAGGCCGAGGAGACCGACCCGGCGTGGGAGGGCGCTCCCATCCCGGATTACGCCTTTCCCGGCTTCACGCAAAAGTCGGTGGACGAGGAGACCGGCGAGGTGGTCGAGGAACCCACCCGGCTCGCCACCGCGCTGGCCGGCCTGGTGGGCACGGTGGGCATCTTCCTCCTCGCCTGGGGGCTTGCCCTGGCGCTGAAGAAGAAGGGCGGAGCGGGAGCGCGGAGCGTCGGCGGTCCCGCCCTGGAATGAGCTTGCATGGAGACGAGGCCCTGAACGCCGTGGCCGGCACAAGGGGCGTCGGTAAAAGGACAACGGGGTGGTAGGCGCCGCGTGAAACACGTTTTCCTTGACGAGTACAGCGACCTGCGCAGTCCCGTCCACCGGCTCGACCCCCGGGCCAAGCTGGTGGGCTTCATCGCGCTCATCGTCATCTGCGTCTCCACCCCTCCCGACCGCTACGCCGCCTTCGCTGCCTACCTGGGTCTGGAGCTGGCCCTGGTGGCGCTCTCTCGCCTGCCCTGGAGGCACGTGCTCAAGCGCGCCCTCGTCGTGCTCCCCTTCATCCTGGTGGTGGCCCTTTTCCTCCCCTTCTTCAGCAGGGGAGGCGGCAGCTACAACCTGGGGCCCCTCACCGTCTCCGCCCACGGCCTGCTGGTGCTGTGGAACGTGGCCGCCAAATCCACGGTGAGCGTGTTGGCGGTGATCCTGCTCTCCTCCACCACCCCCTTTCCGGACCTCATTAAGGGAATGGAGAGACTCAAGGTCCCGTCCCTTATCACCGCCACCCTCAGCTTCATGTACCGCTACGTCTTCGTGCTCATGGACGAGCTGCAGCGCATGCGGCGCGCCCGCGACTCGCGGGGCTGGAGCGGGAGGTGGTTCTGGCAGTCCAGGGTCATAGGACATATGATCGCCGCCCTCTTCCTGCGTTCCTATGAGCGGGGAGAGAGGGTTTACGCCGCCATGCTCGCGAGGGGATACGACGGGAAAACGCGCACCGTCTATCTTTACGCCCTCGGGGCCATGGAGGTCGGCTTCGTATCCATGCTGGTGCTCTTCCCCCTGGGGGCGAGACTGATATCATAGGGGGCGGCACGGGGAGGTCCGCAAGCGACGCGCCTGCCGTCGGCCCGCTTGGATGACGGCACGGCAGCGATAGGGCCGGGCCGGGGCGGGGAAGAATGATGCCGGGCGGTCGCGGGCGGACGGGACCCCGGCCGGGCCGGTCCACACGGCACCGGGAGACGGAGAAGGAGACGGCAAGATGCATCACCGACCGGCGGTGGAGATAACGAACCTGCGCTACTCCTACCCCGACGGCACGGTGGCCTTACGGGGAGTGGACCTGCTCATCGAGGAAGGCGAATCGGTGGGCATCGTGGGTCCAAACGGGGCGGGGAAATCCACCCTCCTGTTGCACCTCAACGGCATCCTGGTCGGGGAGGGCGAGGTGCGCATCTTCGGCCTGCCGGTGGAGAAGAAGAACCTGCGGGAGATCAGGCGCCGGGTCGGTCTGGTCTTCCAGGACCCCGACGACCAGCTCTTCTCCCCCACCGTGTTCGACGACGTGGCCTTCGGCCCCATGAACATGGGGCTCTCGAAGGAAGAGGTGGCGGCGGCCGTCTCCCGGGCACTGGAAGAGGTGGGCATCGCGGGCATGGAGAGGCGTTCCGCCTACCACCTGAGCTACGGCCAGAAAAAACGCGCCGCCATCGCCACCGTGCTCTCCATGAACCCCGACCTCCTGGTGCTGGATGAGCCCTCCAGTAACCTGGACCCCCGGGCGCGCAACGAGTTCTCGCAGCTCCTGCAGGGGATGAGGATCACCAAGATCCTGGTCACCCACGACCTTCCCTTCGTCTTCGAGAACTGCGAGCGCGTGGTGGTGATGAGCAAGGGGATGATCATGGCGGACGGCGACGCCTTTTCCGTCTTCTCCGACGAAACCCTGCTCGCAGAGTACGGGCTGGAGCTGCCGTACGGGTTCTATCCCGTGCCGCGGGGGAAGGAAAGCGAGGCGGGGCGGCGCGAGGCGGAGGGGTAAGACGGACAGAGGCCGCGCGGGCATCGGCGCCGCGGGAAAGGGCCGGGCGGTCTGCTCGAGGCGGCCTTTTCGGCCCGGAACCCTGCCCTCAAGGCCTTTTAAGAAGGGGTCCCCGCGCCCGCGGCACGGGTCAGGTGGTCTTCTCGTATTCCGCGAGCTTCCCCAGAAGCCGCTTGATCTCCGCCTTGCAGCGCTTGACCTCCTCGACCTTGGCTTCCGCATCGTCGGTATGGGGGTTGAACCTGCAAAAACCGAACTCGAACTCCGTACCGGTGAGGTCCCTGAGCCTTTCCGCCAGCTCGTTCAGCTTCTGCTCGTAATAACGCATCTCCTCGTCGAGAACCTCGAGCATGGGGTCTTCCACCGCCGCCTCCTTGTCCGTTCCGCTCCCGGGCGGACGCAGCTTGGTCATGCTCCCCGCCGAGCGGAGAGGGAAAGCCCGGGCCGCCGCCGCGGGTCCCGTCTTTCAAGACCACCATAGAACAACCTCCGGGCGCCGTCAAAGGGGTGGTGTACCGTCTTCGGCCGCCATGAAACAGGGCGTTCCGACCGGACTTGTCGACACGGCGGGATCGTACCCACTCCACGGTTGATCACCATATTCATCCATGTCGCACGGATGAGTAACCGTTCGCAGTATGGAGCCCTTCCCGGAGAAACGATGCCCTCTCCCCGCGCCGCGGTGCGCTTTCGAGCGCGGGGCGGGTGGCGCGGGCGAGGCCCGCTCATAACCGCGCCTCGTTCAGCGCAGCAGGTGCAGGTTGCCGATGTGCACCCGCGTGAGCCCGGCTGCGCGTGCGGCGGCCAGGCATTCCTCCGCCTGGCGGCGGCCCGTCACCGGCAGGTCGCGCATGGCGTGCTGGGGGTGGAATGCCAGCAGGGAGTAGGGTATGTCCCGGTCCAGCCCCGCGATGAAGGCGGCGATGCGCCCCACCTCGTCGGCCTCCACATATCCCGGCACCATGAGGGTGCTCGCGACCAGGGGCGGGGGATGCGGGCGTTCCCGCACGCGCGAGGCGGCAGCGGCGAAATTCTCCAGGGTCCTGCGGTTGGACGCCCCGCACAGGGCGCGGTGCAGCGAGGGGTCGAAGGCCTTGAGGTCGAACTTGACGCAGCCCCCGCTGGCCAGGCTCATGTCCATGGCCCGGCGCAGGAAGGCGGGGTGCATGGAGCCGTTGGTCTCCCAGCAGATGTGCACCTCCCCCCGCCTGCGGTCGAGGATGAGCTCCGAGGCGCGGAGGGCGAAGGGCATCTGGGCGGAGGGATCGCCCCCGAACCAGCAGACACAGCCCGTGGTCTCGTCGGCCGCGTCCGCCAGGTCCCGCGGCGCGTGTGCGGGAGCCAGGCAGGCCGTGAGCATGCGGTACTGCGCGTTCTGGCAGAACAGGCAGTCGAAGGTGCAGGCCCCGAGGAAGACCGCGAGGTTGTTCCTGCCCCTGTCGCCGTTCCCCGCACACACCCAGTCCGCCACGCAGTTGGTCGGCAGGGGATCGTGATAGTATTCGACCACCCCGCTCCGCGCCGTCCCCGCGAGGTGGGCTATCCTGCCATTCCTTACCAGGCGCAGCCCACAGTATCCCCTCTCCCCTTCCCACATCGCGCAGGCGTTCCCGCACATGTGGCACGACGCTCCCCCGGGGGAGACGGGGGGAAGCGCGGGCATCCCGAAGGCGGCACGCGCGCCCGCGTGCGCCCGCTCTATCATCTCCTCGACGGCCTCGCCGCCGGCGCGCGCGCAGTCGGCACACATCCCCAGGGCTCCCGCCACGGGACGGTTTCCCTCTCCGCAGAGCGGACAGCCCTTCATCCCGCCCATCCTCTCCGCTCACCGTTGACCATGACACCCCTCATGACCGCTTCATATCCCCGGCGAAGGGGTGAAGTCAAGGGGGCAGGTTGCCATGCGCGGCGGCGTAATGCCCGGACCTCCTCACCCAGTGCGGCGGCGAGAGCGGGCAGCCTGGCGGGGTTATCAGGTCATATCCGTGGGACCGCGAGAAGGCGCCCTCCCGTGTTGCCATGCGCGGCGGCGGGATGCCCGGACCCCCTCACCCGGTGCGGCGGCGAGAGCGGGCAGCCTGGCGGGGTTATCAGGTCATATCCGTGGGACCGCGAGAAGGCGCCCTCCCTTACTCCGAAGCGCAGCGGCGGGAAGAGATATCCTCGAAGACACCTTGAGTGGCCCCTATGCTCGCCGCTCCGGCCTTTCGGGCCGCCGCGCGCACCTCTATACTGGTTGAAGGGCGACGGCATCGCCGTCGGGGCGGAGCCCGCGATGTCGGAGAGGGGTCAAACGGGTCAGCCTGTGCTGATGGGCGGCGGCATCGCTGAAGGGGGCGGCTCAGGTCACGCGGAGGAGAAGGCGGAAAGGCGCGGGTGATGGGATCACGCATACCGAGCGAAGCCCGGGAGGATACGGCCTCGCGGGCGGGCCAGGCGGCAAAGTGGGCCTTTGTGATCATCCTGGCCGCAACGGCGGGCACGGTGGGGTTGCTGCAGCTCTTCCGCACCCATCCGGCCCAGAAAGCCGTGGGGGAGTTCTTCGCCCGCCTGCAGGAGGGGGACCTGGAGGGCTGCCTGGAGCTGGTGGACCCCCGGGGCCAGCTGGGCTCCCTCTGGGAGGAGGATACCGCCGGCGTGCGGGACACCGTGGGCTCCCTACTCTCGCGCTACCGCCTGCAGTTCTCCGACCTCTCCTTTTCCACGCGGGCGGAGAGAGACGCCGCGGAGGTCGCGCTGAAGGGAGGGCGTGTTTCTCTTTACCCGCGCGGCGGGGAGGGGCCGCCGGACCTCTCCTTCGACCTGGAGGGCTCGGACCTCGTCTTCTATGTGGAGAGGAGAGAGGGGGAGTGGATGATCGAAGGGATCAACTACGACGTGGCGGAGCTGCTCGCAGAGGGAAAGGAGCTCCTGCCCCTGCCCCTGCCGTGATGATGACCACAGGCGGGTTCGCGAGGGGGAGGGCGCATCCTGCCCCGCGCCGCGGGCCCCGCGGGTCCACGAAGCCGAGAAAGCGGCGGCATCAACTTGCCGCCCGCAGCGAGGAGGTGGAGGTGTCCGGAAAGACCGTCATATCCGCGCGGCGTTGTCCACTCCGATGTCCACCCGTGTCAGCAAAGGGGTAGGGGTGTCCGGGAAGCCTGCTCTATCCGGTCACGTCCCGGCGGCGCGGGGCCGTGACGCGGTGGCGGGGTTCTGCCTCGTCTTGCTGCTGCTGTCGCTCGCCGTGCATGGCTACGGCTGTTCTTCATCCACGCCGGAACGTGCGGTGTGGGATTTCGTGGCCGCCCGCATGGCGGGAAACGACCGCCGCGCCGCGGAGCTTACCGTAGAGGGCGACCTGGGAGAATATCCCGGGGGAGAACCGTACCTGGGAGGCTCGGGATTCTCCTACCGCGTGAGTGAGGTGCAGGTGGAGGGGGACGGCGCCCGGGTAACGGTGGCCTTCCGCTGGGACGACCAGGAGGTGGAGGTGCCCTACGTGACGCGTCGCGTGGGGTCCAGGTGGAAGGTGTCCCTGGAGGAGACGCTCGAGGGCTGGCTCCCCTCCCCCCGGGTCGAAGATGAGTCCCGGGGCGACTGATCGGCCCTCTTCCATCACGGCCTGATGGCCCCGCGGACGGCGATATCGCAGCTCAAGTCAAAATGCCGTTGGCGCACCACGTTCGGAGATGTCCCTGAAAAGGGATGAGGGTTGCCGCCGTGTACGGAAAGGCTGGCCTGCCGCCCCCGCATCTCGCATCACGGGCCGGCGGCTTTCCCAAACCTCCCGCGGCCCCTGACCCTTCAGGAAGACCTTCCCGCCCCGCTCCTCCCGTACTTCTTGGCCGCCGGGCGGGGTTTCTTCTTCGCCGCTTTCGCCGCCTTCGTCGCCCTCTTGGAGGCTGCCTTCTTGAGGGCGGGTTTCACCTTCTTCCTCGCGGCCGGCTTCGTCGCCGTCGCCGTTCCCGCCGACTTCCCGTGTTTGGCCGCCCTTCTGCCGTCGGGGTAGAGGGCGGCCTTGAAGACCTCCTCGATGTGGGACACGGGGATGAACTTGAGGTCCTTGCGGATAAAGGAGGGTATCTCCTCCAGGTATTTCTCGTTCTCCTCCGGGATGACGATCTTCTTCACCCCCGCGCGGTGGGCGGCGAGCACCTTCTCCTTCAGCCCCCCTATGGGGAGGACCTTGCCCCGCAGGGTTATCTCGCCCGTCATGCCCACTTCCTTTCGCACCTTGCGCCCGGTCACCGAGGACATCAAGGCGGTGGCCATGGTGACCCCGGCGCTGGGGCCGTCCTTGGGGATGGCGCCTGCCGGCACGTGCACGTGCATGTCATGCTTGCGGAAGAACTCGGGGTCCACCCCGTAATCCTCCGCCACGCTGCGGCAGTAGGTCAGCGCCGCCCGGGCGGACTCCTGCATCACGTCGCCCAGCTTGCCGGTGAGGATGAGGTTGCCCTCGCCCGGCATGACCTGGCACTCCACGAAGAGCACATCCCCGCCGGATTCCGTCCAGGCCAGCCCCGTGGCCACCCCCACCTCGTCCTCCTCCTCCAGCACCTCGAAGCGGTATTTGGTGGGGCCCAGGAGCTCGTGCAGTTCCTTATCGGTGACCTTCCTGCTCTTGCGCTTGCCCGCGGCGATGTCCCTTGCCACCTTGCGGCAGATGGTCGCCAGCTCCCGCTCCAGGTTGCGCACCCCCGCCTCGCGCGTGTAGTTGCGGATCACCGCGCGCAGCGCCTCCTCCGTAACCGTGATCTGGCTCTTCTTCAGCCCGTGGGCCTCCAGCTGCCGGGGCAGGAGGTGGTCCTTCGCGATGTGCAGCTTCTCCACCTCGGTGTAGCCGGGCAGTTCCAGCACCTCCATGCGGTCGAGGAGGGCGGGATGTATGGGTATGGGCGTGTTGGCGGTGGTGATGAACATCACCTTCGAGAGGTCGAAGTCCACGTCCAGATAGTGGTCGGAGAAGGAGTGGTTCTGCTCGGGGTCCAGAACCTCCAGGAGGGCCGACGCGGGGTCGCCCCGGAAGTCGGCCCCGATCTTGTCCACCTCGTCGAGCATGAACACGGGATTGTTGGAACCCGCCCTCTGGATGCCCCGGATGATGCGGCCGGGCAGGGCGCCGATGTAGGTGCGGCGGTGCCCTCTGATCTCCGCCTCGTCGTGCATGCCCCCCAGGGATATGCGCACGAACTTGCGCCCCAGGGCGCGGGCGATGGACTGGCCGAGGGAGGTCTTGCCCACCCCGGGCGGCCCCACGAAACAGAGGATGGGGCCCTTCATGTCCTCCTTCAGCTTGCGCACCGCCAGGTACTCGATGATGCGGTCCTTGACCTTGTCCAGGTCGTAATGGTCCTCGTCGAGGACCTGGCGTGCGCGCTTGATGTCCAGGTTGTCCTCGGTGCTCACGTTCCAGGGCAGGCTGGTAAGCCATTCCAGGTAGGTGCGGGCCACGGTGTATTCCGCCGCGGCCACGGGCATCTTGGAGAGCCGGTCAAGCTCGCGTTCCGCCTCCTTGCGCGCCGCCTCCGGCATCCCGCTCTGCTCTATCTTCTCCCGGAACTCGTTGATCTCCATGGTGCGCTCGTCGAACTCACCCAGTTCCTTCTGGATGGCCTTGAGCTGTTCGCGAAGGAAGTATTCGCGCTGGCTCTTGGACATCTCCGTCTGCACCTCGGACTGGATCTTGGAGCCGATCTCCAGGATCTCGATCTCCTTGTTGAGGAACACGGT includes these proteins:
- the lon gene encoding endopeptidase La; this encodes MGMAEPYIPEVLPVLPLKDTVIYPHIIVPLLITREEYVRLIDDALTADRLVAAVASREEVETPQPEQIYDIGTAAAIIRMLKLPDGSMQLFVQGVQRIRLVEYVQRQPYLKARVEKVREVIEESVELEGLARNVLTQFKKMVSLAPYLPNEIFIAAMNIGEPNNLADFIASNINISLEEKQELLEALDVKVRLEKLTVFLNKEIEILEIGSKIQSEVQTEMSKSQREYFLREQLKAIQKELGEFDERTMEINEFREKIEQSGMPEAARKEAERELDRLSKMPVAAAEYTVARTYLEWLTSLPWNVSTEDNLDIKRARQVLDEDHYDLDKVKDRIIEYLAVRKLKEDMKGPILCFVGPPGVGKTSLGQSIARALGRKFVRISLGGMHDEAEIRGHRRTYIGALPGRIIRGIQRAGSNNPVFMLDEVDKIGADFRGDPASALLEVLDPEQNHSFSDHYLDVDFDLSKVMFITTANTPIPIHPALLDRMEVLELPGYTEVEKLHIAKDHLLPRQLEAHGLKKSQITVTEEALRAVIRNYTREAGVRNLERELATICRKVARDIAAGKRKSRKVTDKELHELLGPTKYRFEVLEEEDEVGVATGLAWTESGGDVLFVECQVMPGEGNLILTGKLGDVMQESARAALTYCRSVAEDYGVDPEFFRKHDMHVHVPAGAIPKDGPSAGVTMATALMSSVTGRKVRKEVGMTGEITLRGKVLPIGGLKEKVLAAHRAGVKKIVIPEENEKYLEEIPSFIRKDLKFIPVSHIEEVFKAALYPDGRRAAKHGKSAGTATATKPAARKKVKPALKKAASKRATKAAKAAKKKPRPAAKKYGRSGAGRSS